In Coleofasciculus chthonoplastes PCC 7420, a single genomic region encodes these proteins:
- a CDS encoding tetratricopeptide repeat protein, with protein sequence MRKVQLLFCIAALWLGLSSPTLAQPAETNPPNPLELDTTGDPLLPNPPVERSLSPLERRRLREDLNQLNNQAAAELRAGNLEEAFDIWYREIRLRRVLGGRLEEVKTLGRVGEIAWSRNAKSQVQLITKRLETIQQNAEEEGELEPELLGALGQAYQQVRVPRNALAIYEQILADARQQGDLETQAETLETIAQLHLAWFDYPQAAAIYEELLAIAQAKRDRVAEINYLQELLNIYKQSQEPENALRIKERLVDSYLNQDNYTQIPALKIGIGADYEALNQPEKASQSYQEAYALAWSSQQFAYASDALEKLAQLYLSYDQPDYALQVYETLIIVEQQSYNYYGLMQAYDQMGQIYLAQNKYSQALDAFQKGLELARSLQYRETHFARQIEKINQEETSNQ encoded by the coding sequence ATGAGAAAAGTTCAACTACTCTTTTGCATAGCGGCGCTCTGGTTAGGGTTAAGTAGTCCAACATTAGCCCAACCCGCTGAAACAAATCCACCCAATCCCCTAGAACTGGATACCACTGGTGATCCCCTGCTTCCCAATCCCCCCGTAGAACGCTCTTTAAGCCCCTTAGAACGCCGCCGACTGAGGGAAGATCTCAATCAACTGAATAATCAAGCCGCCGCCGAATTGAGGGCGGGAAATCTAGAAGAGGCGTTTGATATCTGGTATCGAGAAATTCGGTTACGGCGAGTTCTGGGTGGACGATTAGAAGAAGTCAAAACCCTAGGGCGCGTCGGTGAAATTGCCTGGAGTCGGAATGCGAAATCTCAAGTCCAGTTAATTACTAAACGCTTAGAAACAATTCAGCAAAACGCTGAGGAAGAAGGAGAGTTAGAGCCAGAACTTTTAGGTGCATTAGGTCAAGCTTATCAACAGGTACGAGTTCCCAGAAATGCCCTAGCTATCTATGAGCAAATTTTAGCCGATGCCCGTCAACAAGGTGATCTGGAAACTCAAGCCGAAACCTTAGAAACGATCGCCCAACTCCACTTAGCTTGGTTTGATTATCCCCAAGCCGCCGCCATTTATGAAGAATTACTAGCGATAGCTCAAGCAAAGCGCGATCGCGTGGCGGAGATTAACTATCTACAAGAATTGCTCAACATTTATAAACAATCCCAGGAACCCGAAAATGCCCTGCGGATCAAGGAACGGTTAGTGGACAGTTATCTCAACCAAGACAATTATACTCAAATCCCCGCCCTAAAAATTGGGATAGGTGCCGACTACGAAGCCCTGAATCAACCTGAGAAAGCCTCTCAAAGCTACCAAGAAGCTTATGCACTCGCTTGGTCATCACAACAATTTGCTTATGCCAGTGATGCACTCGAAAAATTAGCCCAACTCTATTTATCTTACGACCAACCCGACTATGCACTCCAGGTGTACGAAACGTTGATTATTGTGGAACAACAGTCCTACAATTATTATGGGTTGATGCAGGCTTACGATCAAATGGGTCAGATTTATCTCGCCCAAAATAAGTATTCCCAAGCCTTAGACGCTTTTCAAAAAGGTCTAGAATTAGCGCGATCATTGCAGTATCGAGAAACCCATTTTGCCCGTCAAATTGAGAAAATTAATCAGGAGGAAACAAGTAATCAGTAA